The Anas platyrhynchos isolate ZD024472 breed Pekin duck chromosome 3, IASCAAS_PekinDuck_T2T, whole genome shotgun sequence genome includes a window with the following:
- the LATS1 gene encoding serine/threonine-protein kinase LATS1 isoform X2, which produces MKRSEKPEGYRQMRPKTFPASNYTGSSQQMLQEIRESLRNLPKPSDAAKADHSMGKMSSEDPRQGRNPPKFVTYHKVLQEIRNSLLPFANETTSAVKGTSEVNRQMLQDLQAAGFDEDMVIQALRQTNNRSIEAAIEFISKMSYQDPRREQMVAAAARPVNSGAVQQSVNRKQSWKGSKESLVPQRHGPALGDAVVYRSESPSSQPDVGRPLSGSGIAAFAQAHPGNGQRVNPPPLPQIRSVTPPPPPPRGQTPPPRGTTPPPPSWEPSSQTKRYSGNMEYVITRISPVPPAAWQDGYPPPPMNPPPLNSAGQGQRGMSAVPIGRQPIIMQSSANSKFSFPSGRAGMQNGNCQAEFMVHQNVVSGNSVSRQPPPYPMNPTNRQSPTALQMQAGGSAPPSAYTNGNIPQAMMVPNRNSHNMELYNTNVAGIPASWPQPPPVQPQSSPGSGHEIPAWQPNVPVRSNSFNNHHGSRQSHSSSSQPSATTVTAITPAPIQQPVKSMRVLKPELQTALAPTHPSWMPQPVQAVQSIPFSESPSANLAVMAPVAEAPNYQGPPPPYPKHLLHQSPAVHPYEAGPKLGKEEPPILPKEEENEKSYECVDSADKEKKQITTSPVPVRKNKKDEERRESRIQSYSPQAFKFFMEQHVENILKSHQQRLHRKKQLENEMMRVGLSPEARDQMRKMLCQKESNYIRLRRAKMDKSMFVKIKTLGVGAFGEVCLARKVDTKALYATKTLRKKDVLLRNQVAHVKAERDILAEADNEWVVRLYYSFQDKDNLYFVMDYIPGGDMMSLLIRMGVFPENLARFYTAELTCAVESVHKMGFIHRDIKPDNILIDRDGHIKLTDFGLCTGFRWTHDSKYYQSGDHARQDSMDFSNEWGDPANCRCGDRLKPLERRAARQHQRCLAHSLVGTPNYIAPEVLLRTGYTQLCDWWSVGVILFEMLVGQPPFLAQTPLETQMKVINWQTSLHIPPQAKLTPEASDLIIKLCRGPEDRLGKNGADEIKAHPFFKTIDFSSDLRRQSAFYIPKIAHPTDTSNFDPVDPDKLWSDDDKEGNVNDTLNGWYKNGKHPEHAFYEFTFRRFFDDNGYPYNNPKPIEYEYGSSQNSEQQSDDDDDEEQAGRGVQNRDLVYV; this is translated from the exons ATgaagaggagtgagaaaccAGAAGGTTATAGACAAATGAGGCCTAAGACTTTTCCTGCCAGTAACTATactggcagcagccagcagatgCTACAGGAAATACGAGAGAGCCTCAGGAACTTACCTAAACCCTCAGATGCTGCTAAGGCTGATCACAGCATGGGGAAAATGTCATCTGAAGATCCCAGACAAGGCCGAAATCCCCCCAAATTTGTAACATATCATAAAGTTTTGCAGGAGATCAGAAACTCTCTTCTGCCTTTTGCGAACGAAACAACCTCAGCTGTCAAAGGAACATCAGAAGTTAATCGTCAAATGCTGCAAGACTTACAAGCTGCTGGCTTTGATGAG gatATGGTTATACAAGCTCTTAGACAAACTAACAACCGTAGTATAGAAGCAGCCATCGAGTTTATTAGTAAAATGAGCTACCAGGATCCTCGTCGGGAACAGAtggttgcagcagcagcaagaccTGTAAACTCAG GGGCCGTGCAGCAATCGGTTAACCGCAAGCAGAGCTGGAAGGGTTCTAAGGAGTCGCTGGTCCCTCAGAGGCACGGCCCGGCGCTGGGAGACGCTGTGGTGTACCGCTCGGAaagccccagctctcagcctgatGTAGGAAGGCCTCTGTCTGGATCTGGCATCGCAGCGTTTGCTCAGGCTCATCCTGGCAATGGGCAGAGAGTGAACCCCCCGCCTCTGCCCCAGATAAGGAGCGTCACTCCTCCGCCCCCGCCTCCTCGAGGACAGACGCCCCCTCCGAGGGGGACAACTCCTCCGCCTCCCTCCTGGGAGCCCAGCTCCCAGACCAAGCGCTACTCTGGAAACATGGAGTACGTCATCACCCGCATCTCCCCGGTGCCACCCGCAGCGTGGCAGGATGGCTACCCGCCTCCACCGATGAATCCTCCACCCCTGAATTCTGCCGGGCAGGGTCAGAGAGGCATGAGCGCTGTCCCCATTGGCAGGCAACCCATAATCATGCAGAGTTCAGCCAACAGCAAGTTTAGCTTTCCCTCAGGAAGGGCTGGGATGCAGAACGGTAATTGTCAGGCCGAGTTCATGGTTCACCAGAACGTCGTGTCTGGGAACTCAGTGAGTCGCCAGCCACCCCCCTACCCTATGAACCCAACCAACAGGCAGAGTCCTACAGCACTACAGATGCAggcaggaggatctgctcctcCTTCAGCATACACTAATGGAAATATTCCTCAGGCGATGATGGTGCCAAACAGAAACAGTCACAACATGGAACTTTATAACACAAACGTAGCCGGGATACCTGCATCctggccgcagcctcctccggTGCAGCCCCAGTCATCACCTGGCAGTGGGCACGAAATCCCTGCCTGGCAACCCAACGTTCCTGTGCGCTCCAATTCTTTCAACAACCATCACGGAAGCAGGCAGAGCCACTCCAGCAGCTCGCAGCCTTCGGCGACGACGGTGACAGCTATAACACCAGCTCCCATTCAGCAGCCAGTGAAGAGCATGCGCGTGTTAAAGCCGGAGCTGCAGACAGCCCTGGCACCAACTCACCCCTCCTGGATGCCACAACCTGTGCAGGCCGTGCAGAGCATCCCGTTCTCCGAGAGCCCCTCTGCAAACCTGGCAGTTATGGCACCTGTCGCAGAGGCTCCGAATTACCAGGGTCCCCCCCCACCTTACCCAAAACACTTGTTACACCAGAGTCCGGCTGTCCATCCGTACGAGGCAGGGCCCAAGCTTGGCAAAGAGGAGCCACCGATTTTACCGAAGGAGGAAGAGAATGAGAAGAGTTACGAATGTGTCGATTCAGCagacaaagagaagaaacaaatcacaACATCACCTGTCCCCgttaggaaaaacaagaaagatgaAGAGCGACGAGAGTCTCGCATTCAAAGTTATTCCCCTCAGGCCTTTAAATTCTTCATGGAGCAGCACGTGGAGAATATACTCAAGTCACACCAGCAGCGTTTACATCGGAAAAAACAACTGGAGAATGAAATGATGCGG GTTGGATTGTCACCGGAAGCCCGAGATCAAATGAGGAAAATGTTGTGCCAGAAAGAGTCTAATTACATTCGGCTAAGAAGAGCTAAAATGGACAAGTCGATGTTTGTAAAAATCAAAACCCTGGGAGTTGGTGCCTTTGGAGAAGTTTGCCTAGCAAGAAAAGTGGATACTAAAGCTTTATACGCGACAAAAactctgagaaaaaaagatgtgctgCTTCGAAATCAAGTTGCTCATGTTAAAGCTGAGCGGGATATCCTTGCAGAAGCTGATAATGAATGGGTGGTTCGCCTGTACTATTCATTCCAAGATAAGGACAATTTGTACTTTGTAATGGACTACATTCCTGGAGGTGATATGATGAGTCTCTTAATTAGAATGGGTGTCTTCCCAGAAAATCTGGCACGGTTCTACACAGCAGAACTGACCTGCGCAGTTGAGAGCGTTCATAAAATGGGCTTCATCCACAGAGATATTAAACCTGATAACATTTTGATAGACCGTGATGGTCATATTAAATTGACTGACTTCGGGCTCTGTACAGGCTTTCGATGGACCCATGATTCAAAATACTACCAGAGTG GTGACCACGCGCGCCAGGACAGCATGGATTTCAGCAATGAGTGGGGTGACCCAGCAAACTGCAGGTGTGGAGATCGGCTGAAGCCACTCGAACGCAGGGCTGCGCGTCAGCATCAGCGCTGTCTGGCCCATTCCCTTGTTGGCACACCCAATTATATTGCACCAGAAGTATTGCTACGAACTG GTTACACACAGCTGTGTGACTGGTGGAGTGTTGGAGTAATTCTCTTTGAAATGTTAGTGGGGCAGCCTCCTTTTCTGGCACAAACACCTCTGGAAACACAAATGAAG GTTATCAACTGGCAAACTTCGCTTCATATTCCACCTCAAGCTAAGTTGACTCCAGAGGCCTCTGACCTCATTATTAAACTCTGCCGAGGGCCAGAAGATCGTTTAGGCAAAAATGGTGCAGATGAAATAAAAGCTCATCCATTTTTTAAGACTATTGATTTTTCAAGTGATCTACGGCGACAGTCTGCCTTCTACATTCCCAAAATTGCCCATCCTACGGACACATCAAACTTTGATCCAGTTGATCCAGATAAATTGTGGAGCGATGATGATAAGGAAGGCAATGTAAATGATACCCTGAACGGATGGTACAAAAACGGAAAACATCCTGAGCATGCGTTTTATGAGTTCACTTTCCGAAGGTTTTTTGATGACAATGGCTACCCGTACAACAACCCAAAGCCCATTGAGTATGAGTATGGTAGTTCCCAAAACTCAGAACAGCAGTCTgacgatgatgatgatgaagaacAAGCAGGTAGAGGGGTTCAGAATCGTGACCTGGTTTATGTTTAG
- the LATS1 gene encoding serine/threonine-protein kinase LATS1 isoform X1: protein MKRSEKPEGYRQMRPKTFPASNYTGSSQQMLQEIRESLRNLPKPSDAAKADHSMGKMSSEDPRQGRNPPKFVTYHKVLQEIRNSLLPFANETTSAVKGTSEVNRQMLQDLQAAGFDEDMVIQALRQTNNRSIEAAIEFISKMSYQDPRREQMVAAAARPVNSGMKPPGAVQQSVNRKQSWKGSKESLVPQRHGPALGDAVVYRSESPSSQPDVGRPLSGSGIAAFAQAHPGNGQRVNPPPLPQIRSVTPPPPPPRGQTPPPRGTTPPPPSWEPSSQTKRYSGNMEYVITRISPVPPAAWQDGYPPPPMNPPPLNSAGQGQRGMSAVPIGRQPIIMQSSANSKFSFPSGRAGMQNGNCQAEFMVHQNVVSGNSVSRQPPPYPMNPTNRQSPTALQMQAGGSAPPSAYTNGNIPQAMMVPNRNSHNMELYNTNVAGIPASWPQPPPVQPQSSPGSGHEIPAWQPNVPVRSNSFNNHHGSRQSHSSSSQPSATTVTAITPAPIQQPVKSMRVLKPELQTALAPTHPSWMPQPVQAVQSIPFSESPSANLAVMAPVAEAPNYQGPPPPYPKHLLHQSPAVHPYEAGPKLGKEEPPILPKEEENEKSYECVDSADKEKKQITTSPVPVRKNKKDEERRESRIQSYSPQAFKFFMEQHVENILKSHQQRLHRKKQLENEMMRVGLSPEARDQMRKMLCQKESNYIRLRRAKMDKSMFVKIKTLGVGAFGEVCLARKVDTKALYATKTLRKKDVLLRNQVAHVKAERDILAEADNEWVVRLYYSFQDKDNLYFVMDYIPGGDMMSLLIRMGVFPENLARFYTAELTCAVESVHKMGFIHRDIKPDNILIDRDGHIKLTDFGLCTGFRWTHDSKYYQSGDHARQDSMDFSNEWGDPANCRCGDRLKPLERRAARQHQRCLAHSLVGTPNYIAPEVLLRTGYTQLCDWWSVGVILFEMLVGQPPFLAQTPLETQMKVINWQTSLHIPPQAKLTPEASDLIIKLCRGPEDRLGKNGADEIKAHPFFKTIDFSSDLRRQSAFYIPKIAHPTDTSNFDPVDPDKLWSDDDKEGNVNDTLNGWYKNGKHPEHAFYEFTFRRFFDDNGYPYNNPKPIEYEYGSSQNSEQQSDDDDDEEQAGRGVQNRDLVYV from the exons ATgaagaggagtgagaaaccAGAAGGTTATAGACAAATGAGGCCTAAGACTTTTCCTGCCAGTAACTATactggcagcagccagcagatgCTACAGGAAATACGAGAGAGCCTCAGGAACTTACCTAAACCCTCAGATGCTGCTAAGGCTGATCACAGCATGGGGAAAATGTCATCTGAAGATCCCAGACAAGGCCGAAATCCCCCCAAATTTGTAACATATCATAAAGTTTTGCAGGAGATCAGAAACTCTCTTCTGCCTTTTGCGAACGAAACAACCTCAGCTGTCAAAGGAACATCAGAAGTTAATCGTCAAATGCTGCAAGACTTACAAGCTGCTGGCTTTGATGAG gatATGGTTATACAAGCTCTTAGACAAACTAACAACCGTAGTATAGAAGCAGCCATCGAGTTTATTAGTAAAATGAGCTACCAGGATCCTCGTCGGGAACAGAtggttgcagcagcagcaagaccTGTAAACTCAGGTATGAAACCACCAG GGGCCGTGCAGCAATCGGTTAACCGCAAGCAGAGCTGGAAGGGTTCTAAGGAGTCGCTGGTCCCTCAGAGGCACGGCCCGGCGCTGGGAGACGCTGTGGTGTACCGCTCGGAaagccccagctctcagcctgatGTAGGAAGGCCTCTGTCTGGATCTGGCATCGCAGCGTTTGCTCAGGCTCATCCTGGCAATGGGCAGAGAGTGAACCCCCCGCCTCTGCCCCAGATAAGGAGCGTCACTCCTCCGCCCCCGCCTCCTCGAGGACAGACGCCCCCTCCGAGGGGGACAACTCCTCCGCCTCCCTCCTGGGAGCCCAGCTCCCAGACCAAGCGCTACTCTGGAAACATGGAGTACGTCATCACCCGCATCTCCCCGGTGCCACCCGCAGCGTGGCAGGATGGCTACCCGCCTCCACCGATGAATCCTCCACCCCTGAATTCTGCCGGGCAGGGTCAGAGAGGCATGAGCGCTGTCCCCATTGGCAGGCAACCCATAATCATGCAGAGTTCAGCCAACAGCAAGTTTAGCTTTCCCTCAGGAAGGGCTGGGATGCAGAACGGTAATTGTCAGGCCGAGTTCATGGTTCACCAGAACGTCGTGTCTGGGAACTCAGTGAGTCGCCAGCCACCCCCCTACCCTATGAACCCAACCAACAGGCAGAGTCCTACAGCACTACAGATGCAggcaggaggatctgctcctcCTTCAGCATACACTAATGGAAATATTCCTCAGGCGATGATGGTGCCAAACAGAAACAGTCACAACATGGAACTTTATAACACAAACGTAGCCGGGATACCTGCATCctggccgcagcctcctccggTGCAGCCCCAGTCATCACCTGGCAGTGGGCACGAAATCCCTGCCTGGCAACCCAACGTTCCTGTGCGCTCCAATTCTTTCAACAACCATCACGGAAGCAGGCAGAGCCACTCCAGCAGCTCGCAGCCTTCGGCGACGACGGTGACAGCTATAACACCAGCTCCCATTCAGCAGCCAGTGAAGAGCATGCGCGTGTTAAAGCCGGAGCTGCAGACAGCCCTGGCACCAACTCACCCCTCCTGGATGCCACAACCTGTGCAGGCCGTGCAGAGCATCCCGTTCTCCGAGAGCCCCTCTGCAAACCTGGCAGTTATGGCACCTGTCGCAGAGGCTCCGAATTACCAGGGTCCCCCCCCACCTTACCCAAAACACTTGTTACACCAGAGTCCGGCTGTCCATCCGTACGAGGCAGGGCCCAAGCTTGGCAAAGAGGAGCCACCGATTTTACCGAAGGAGGAAGAGAATGAGAAGAGTTACGAATGTGTCGATTCAGCagacaaagagaagaaacaaatcacaACATCACCTGTCCCCgttaggaaaaacaagaaagatgaAGAGCGACGAGAGTCTCGCATTCAAAGTTATTCCCCTCAGGCCTTTAAATTCTTCATGGAGCAGCACGTGGAGAATATACTCAAGTCACACCAGCAGCGTTTACATCGGAAAAAACAACTGGAGAATGAAATGATGCGG GTTGGATTGTCACCGGAAGCCCGAGATCAAATGAGGAAAATGTTGTGCCAGAAAGAGTCTAATTACATTCGGCTAAGAAGAGCTAAAATGGACAAGTCGATGTTTGTAAAAATCAAAACCCTGGGAGTTGGTGCCTTTGGAGAAGTTTGCCTAGCAAGAAAAGTGGATACTAAAGCTTTATACGCGACAAAAactctgagaaaaaaagatgtgctgCTTCGAAATCAAGTTGCTCATGTTAAAGCTGAGCGGGATATCCTTGCAGAAGCTGATAATGAATGGGTGGTTCGCCTGTACTATTCATTCCAAGATAAGGACAATTTGTACTTTGTAATGGACTACATTCCTGGAGGTGATATGATGAGTCTCTTAATTAGAATGGGTGTCTTCCCAGAAAATCTGGCACGGTTCTACACAGCAGAACTGACCTGCGCAGTTGAGAGCGTTCATAAAATGGGCTTCATCCACAGAGATATTAAACCTGATAACATTTTGATAGACCGTGATGGTCATATTAAATTGACTGACTTCGGGCTCTGTACAGGCTTTCGATGGACCCATGATTCAAAATACTACCAGAGTG GTGACCACGCGCGCCAGGACAGCATGGATTTCAGCAATGAGTGGGGTGACCCAGCAAACTGCAGGTGTGGAGATCGGCTGAAGCCACTCGAACGCAGGGCTGCGCGTCAGCATCAGCGCTGTCTGGCCCATTCCCTTGTTGGCACACCCAATTATATTGCACCAGAAGTATTGCTACGAACTG GTTACACACAGCTGTGTGACTGGTGGAGTGTTGGAGTAATTCTCTTTGAAATGTTAGTGGGGCAGCCTCCTTTTCTGGCACAAACACCTCTGGAAACACAAATGAAG GTTATCAACTGGCAAACTTCGCTTCATATTCCACCTCAAGCTAAGTTGACTCCAGAGGCCTCTGACCTCATTATTAAACTCTGCCGAGGGCCAGAAGATCGTTTAGGCAAAAATGGTGCAGATGAAATAAAAGCTCATCCATTTTTTAAGACTATTGATTTTTCAAGTGATCTACGGCGACAGTCTGCCTTCTACATTCCCAAAATTGCCCATCCTACGGACACATCAAACTTTGATCCAGTTGATCCAGATAAATTGTGGAGCGATGATGATAAGGAAGGCAATGTAAATGATACCCTGAACGGATGGTACAAAAACGGAAAACATCCTGAGCATGCGTTTTATGAGTTCACTTTCCGAAGGTTTTTTGATGACAATGGCTACCCGTACAACAACCCAAAGCCCATTGAGTATGAGTATGGTAGTTCCCAAAACTCAGAACAGCAGTCTgacgatgatgatgatgaagaacAAGCAGGTAGAGGGGTTCAGAATCGTGACCTGGTTTATGTTTAG
- the NUP43 gene encoding nucleoporin Nup43 → MGGGAAGARGGAAMEEVSARFVAQKISKARWRPLPAAALQPPDIFATGSWDNEDNRLALWAVGELGSGEYLGEPQLLCDIGHDGDVMDMQFLDQERIVVGSSTGSVTVFRHHQNNQTLSVNQRWEKAHYHVDQDTSCGGAACTGVICNNPEIVTVGEDGRINLFRADQKDAVRTIDNADSSTLHAVTFLGTTEILTVNSIGQLKIWDFRQQRNEPSQIFSLTGERVPLHCVDRHPNQQHIVATGGQDGMLSIWDIRQGTMPVSLLNAHEAEMWEVHFHPSNPDHLFTCSEDGSLWHWDTSTDISEKPSFLHQGGRSTTYLSHNTINQSVVCAWLNNDPTKDRMEITNLVPNQTLSVNSLDVLGPCLVYGTDAEAIYVNRQLFS, encoded by the exons ATggggggcggcgcggcgggaGCGCGCGGCGGGGCGGCCATGGAGGAGGTGAGCGCCCGCTTCGTGGCGCAGAAGATCAGCAAGGCCCGATGGCGgcccctgcccgccgccgcGCTGCAGCCGCCCGACATCTTCGCCACCGGCTCCTGGGACAACGAG GACAACCGGCTGGCGCTGTGGGCCGTGGGGGAGCTCGGCAGCGGCGAGTACCTGGGAGAGCCTCAGCTGCTCTGCGACATCGGGCACGATGGTGACGTGATGGACATGCAG TTTTTGGACCAGGAGAGAATTGTTGTTGGCTCTTCAACAGGAAGCGTAACCGTGTTCCGTCACCATCAGAATAACCAG ACTTTATCGGTCAACCAGCGGTGGGAAAAAGCCCATTACCATGTGGATCAAGACACATCTTGTGGTGGAGCAGCGTGTACTGGAGTCATCTGCAACAACCCAGAAATTGTCACTGTTGGGGAAGATGGTAGAATAAATCTCTTCAGAGCTGACCAAAAGGATGCAGTAAGGACTATAG ACAATGCAGACAGCAGTACGCTCCATGCAGTGACTTTCCTTGGCACAACTGAGATCTTGACAGTAAATTCAATCGGACAGTTGAAAATATGGGACTTCAGACAGCAAAGAAATGAGCCATCTCAGATATTTTCTTT GACAGGTGAAAGAGTTCCGCTGCACTGCGTGGACAGGCACCCCAATCAGCAGCACATTGTGGCCACAGGGGGCCAGGATGGGATGCTGAGCATATGGGACATCCGGCAGGGTACTATGCCAGTGTCCCTGCTAAATGCTCATGAAGCAGAGA TGTGGGAAGTTCACTTCCATCCCTCCAACCCAGATCACTTATTTACATGTTCTGAAGATGGATCTCTTTGGCATTGGGATACTTCCACAGACATATCTGAAAAACCATCGTTTCTTCATCAAG GAGGAAGAAGTACTACCTACCTTTCCCACAATACCATTAACCAGTCTGTTGTGTGTGCCTGGCTAAACAACGATCCTACCAAAGACCGCATGGAAATCACCAACTTGGTTCCAAATCAGACTTTGTCTGTGAATAGTTTAGATGTTCTGGGACCGTGTCTGGTGTATGGTACCGATGCAGAGGCTATTTACGTGAACAGACAACTTTTTTCATGA